atatatgtatatatatatatatatatatatatgtatatatatatatatatatgtatatatgtatatatatatatgtatatatatatatatgtatatatatatatgtatatatatatatatatgtatatatatatatatatatatatatgtatatatatatatatatatgtatatatatacatatatatatgtatatatatatatatgtatatatatgtatgtatatatatatatgtatatatatataggtatatatatataggtatatatatatatatatatatatatatatatatatatatatatatatatatatatatatatatatatatatatatatatatgtatatatatatatatatatatatatatatatatatgtatatatatatatatatgtatatatatatatatacatatacatatatatatacatatacatatatatatatatatacatatatatgtatatatacatatatatgtatatatacatatatatgtatatatatatatatgtatatatatatatatatgtatatatatatatatgtatatatatatatatatatatatatatatatatatatatatatatatatatgtatatatatatgtatatatatatgtatatatatatatatgtatatatatatatatgtatatatatatatatatatgtatatatatatatatatgtatatatatatatatatatgtatatatgtatatatatatatgtatatatgtatatatatatatgtatatatgtatatatatatatgtatttatatatatatatatatatatatatatatgtgtatatatatatatatatatatatatatatatatatatatatatgtgtatgtatatatatatatgtgtatgtatatatatatatgtgtatgtatatatatatatgtgtatgtatatatatatatatgtgtatgtatatatatatatatatgtgtatgtatatatatatatatgtgtatgtatatatatatatgtttatgtatatatatatatgtgtatgtatatatatatatatatataaggggcTAGAAGTTTTTGCTCAGTATTTTGGATTGTGTGCTAATGATTTCAAATCTGCAATCTATTTTGCTGGTGTACCTGATCAATCGCAGAGGGAAATTCTTTGTACCATGTCTTTACCTTTTGGTAAGTTTCCTTTTAAGCACTTGGGGGTGCCTTTGAACTCTAAAAGTTTAGCAGTCATAGATTGTGAAAAGTTGATGGATAAAATGACTTGTAGAATCAGAGGTTGGCAAGggaaacaatcgtcatatgctgcTCGCTTACAacttgtgaatttttttttgatgagtATCACCATCTATTGGTGTCAGATTTTTGTTCTTCCgaaaaaagtgattaaagttgtGAATGCTCTTTGTAGAGCCTTCTTATGGAAGTATAATGATAAGGATATGAAGCCTGGTAATGTAAAAAGAGGATGGATTTGGAATCAAAAATGATCTTGAGTTATGGAATAGAGCTGTGATTGGAAAAATTGTTTGGCATTTGAGTTGCATGCATGAGTCTTTATGGGTTTGATGGATCTATGGAGTGTATACTAAGGGTGGTCGTTGGATGATCTTTAATCCTCCTCCCATTTCAAGTTGGGTCAATCGAAAATTGTGCAAAGTTAAAGATCATATGAACACTTGGGTCAACTCTGCTACCTATAACATTAAAACAGTCTATAAAGAGTTGATTGGGTCTTCTGCTCATGTTAGCTGGAGTAAGCTTGTTTGGCATCGTATCTCTCTTCCGAAAGCAAGCTTTATCTTTTGGATGACAATGCTTAATAAGTTGAAAATAAAGGATCATTTGATGAGAAGTGGCGTGACTCCTGATGACTGCTGCCCTCTTTGCTGTATGGCTTGTGAGTCTATTGCTCATTTGTTTTTTAGCTGCAGTTTTAGTTGTCAATGACTCTTGACTTCATGGCTTGGTTTATTGACTATTGCTTCTCTTCGGTCAATTCATCCAAGCAATTAAAAGGTTTCTCGCTTCATGAGAAAGATTGCTATTTCTTCTGTCTGTAGCTTTATTTATCAGAATTGGTGAGTTAGGAATGATTGTATTTGGCATGCTCGTGTTATTTCTCCGTCTTTGCTTGCTAAAAATGTAAAACTTGTTATCAAGTTTAGGATGTTATTTCTCCTCATTTGAGCTCCACTCGGTGTAGAAGGCTTTTGGAGTTCTAAGTCCTTGGCCTTTTCTATGAGTGTTGCTTTGTCTTTGTACTGTATGGTTTGTTagaattaatgaaaattttttcattgtacaaaataataataataataataataataataataataataataataataataataatattattattattattattattattattattattattattatttataacatttttaacgtgaaattttcaatttgataaCAATAACAGTTTTTGTAAACCATAATACTTAGATGTTACCACTCGAGCAATAATCTTAATACTATTAacttcgtgcattgcacggatAACTATACTAGTTAACTCTAAACTAAAAAAACAACTGGGGCATTTGTTGTTAACCACTTGAGCATACTTAAATGTTACCATTTGGCTAAATATTTCcacaaaactaaataaaaaataaaaataatttcacaaaataaaaaataaaaaatgtggtTAAAAAGCTCCTTGTATGAGAGAACTTCAAGGTAAGAAAACCTAAATTTAGTGTGTAAACACAAATCCAATATTATTGttcatttctttttaaaaaaagaaagattattgctcattgaaaattaaaaataatatggaAAACATTAAAGCCACCATTTATTAAGGAAAATTTACCCCCAAATTTCTCTAATCATGCAACTAACATTCTCAGATTCCTCCAATAACCTAtccagaaaaagaaaaacatggttgaaaaagaaaaacaaaaagaaaacaaatccaGATCTGAGAATAAATCATaatttcataaaagaaaatagcCATGAccagattaataaaaaaagaggttgATATTTCATACACCATTAACACCGAAGTGGGTGCAGTTTTAGCAGCCCTTAGAAAAAGTTATGACCCGTCCAACACCGAAGAAATTTACCATGACACTACTATCCAACAACAATCCTTAAAATCTTTAAGATCCCTTCTTTTCAATCCTCAACAAGAATGGCAATTGGTAGATCCTTCCATCTACCTGTCTCCCTTCCTAAATATCATACAAAGCGACGGTATCCCAGCTTCAGCAACAAGCATTGCTTTGTCTTCCCTCATCAAACTTTTGAAACTTCGAGTTTTCCAAGACAAGACACCAGGAGCTCAAGAAGCAATGAATTCTTTGGTAATGGCTGCTACAAGCTGCAGGCTCGAGAGGACAGACCCATTAAGCGAGGAAGCGATTCTGATGAAAGTCCTTCAACTGCTTAATGCTGTCATGACGCACCCAGCCTCTCGCCTTATCAGAAATGAATCTGTCTGTCGGGTTGTTAACACTGCCTTTCAAGT
This genomic stretch from Amaranthus tricolor cultivar Red isolate AtriRed21 chromosome 9, ASM2621246v1, whole genome shotgun sequence harbors:
- the LOC130823325 gene encoding uncharacterized protein LOC130823325; translation: MSLPFGKFPFKHLGVPLNSKSLAVIDCEKLMDKMTCRIRGWQGKQSSYAARLQLVNFFLMSITIYWCQIFVLPKKVIKVVNALCRAFLWKYNDKDMKPVYTKGGRWMIFNPPPISSWVNRKLCKVKDHMNTWVNSATYNIKTVYKELIGSSAHVSWSKLVWHRISLPKASFIFWMTMLNKLKIKDHLMRSGVTPDDCCPLCCMACESIAHLFFSCSFSCQ